In the genome of Vicia villosa cultivar HV-30 ecotype Madison, WI linkage group LG7, Vvil1.0, whole genome shotgun sequence, one region contains:
- the LOC131619552 gene encoding uncharacterized protein LOC131619552: MTGRNNWFVKINCAMKNKVKFADDTILAVDGINDVVIMRRDGVNSLIKYVLYILGIKGNLLSIGQLLHKGNKIHMKNKVLRVMDSNRVLVLKARMFSNRTFKIELKVMEHRCLATIALSSWAYQF; encoded by the coding sequence ATGACGGGGAGGAATAATTGGTTTGTTAAAATCAATTGTGCCATGAAGAACAAAGTGAAGTTCGCGGATGACACCATTTTAGCAGTCGATGGGATCAATGATGTTGTGATCATGAGAAGAGATGGTGTAAATTCCTTGATCAAATATGTACTGTACATTCTAGGAATAAAGGGTAACCTTCTAAGTATTGGTCAATTGCTTCATAAGGGTAACAAGATTCACATGAAGAACAAGGTGCTACGCGTAATGGATTCAAATAGGGTTTTGGTCTTAAAAGCTCGTATGTTTTCCAATAGAACCTTTAAGATTGAATTGAAGGTGATGGAGCATAGGTGTCTTGCTACAATAGCACTATCATCTTGGGCATATCAATTTTAG